A stretch of the Notamacropus eugenii isolate mMacEug1 chromosome 2, mMacEug1.pri_v2, whole genome shotgun sequence genome encodes the following:
- the LOC140523342 gene encoding olfactory receptor 5B12-like — translation MSSIQNHSEVDEFILVGLTDMPELQIPLFRIFTLIYLITLVGNLGMVVLISWDSHLHNPMYFFLSNLSLVDFGYSSAITPKVIVEFLTGDKVISYSGCAAQMFFFMAFASVDCFLLAVMAYDRHAAICKPLHYSTTMTLSLCIRMVIGVYMCGFLESSVNIGCIFHLSFCSSNVVHHFFCDIPPLLALSCSDIYINEVVIFILAGFNVSFTLFIIVTSYIFIFMAILRIHSSEGRHKAFSTCASHLTAVSIFYGTIIFMYFQPNSSHSMDTDKMASVFYTMVIPMLNPIVYSLRNREIKKAFRKAAGNKYPLGL, via the coding sequence ATGTCATCTATACAAAATCACTCAGAGGTGGATGAATTCATTCTTGTGGGATTAACAGATATGCCTGAGCTTCAGATTCCCCTCTTCAGAATTTTTACTCTTATTTATTTGATCACTCTGGTGGGGAACCTTGGCATGGTAGTGCTGATCTCCTGGGACTCCCATCTTCACAAcccaatgtatttttttctcagtaaccTTTCCTTGGTGGATTTTGGTTATTCTTCAGCTATTACTCCAAAGGTAATAGTTGAATTCCTCACAGGGGACAAAGTCATCTCTTATAGTGGATGTGCTGCACAAATGTTCTTCTTCATGGCCTTTGCCAGTGTGGACTGTTTCCTGCTAGCTGTGATGGCATATGATCGCCATGCAGCAATATGTAAGCCCCTACATTATAGCACCACCATGACACTGAGTTTGTGTATTCGCATGGTTATTGGGGTTTATATGTGTGGCTTCCTTGAGTCATCTGTTAACATTGGATGTATCTTTCACCTCTCTTTTTGTAGTTCCAATGTGGTTCATCACTTTTTCTGTGACATCCCCCCACTCTTGGCTCTCTCCTGCTCTGATATCTATATCAATGAGGTGGTAATCTTCATTTTAGCAGGATTTAATGTATCTTTTACCCTCTTCATAATTGTGACCTCCTATATATTCATCTTCATGGCCATTCTAAGAATTCACTCTTCTGAGGGTAGGCATAAAGCCTTCTCTACGTGTGCTTCCCACCTCACAGCTGTGTCCATTTTCTATGGGACAATCATCTTCATGTATTTCCAGCCGAACTCAAGCCATTCAATGGACACAGACAAAATGGCATCAGTATTCTACACCATGGTCATTCCCATGCTAAATCCTATAGTCTACAGCTTGAGGAATAGGGAAATCAAGAAAGCTTTCAGAAAAGCTGCAGGGAACAAATATCCACTAGGTTTATAA